The following coding sequences are from one Eucalyptus grandis isolate ANBG69807.140 chromosome 11, ASM1654582v1, whole genome shotgun sequence window:
- the LOC120289729 gene encoding protein ACCELERATED CELL DEATH 6-like, whose protein sequence is MSDLLKEIIDGLPKLLHVRDEDGGTPMHAAASVGDEDVIGLLLEKCPYLALQTDNNGSYPIHIACEAGYTWVIERLLKDTWPDLAEIKNKKRQNILHVAAKGGNHWAVDRVLEKYSEPDTIEKLVNAKDDDGNTPLHLASMHNHCEVMRSLTKVKRIRLALRNNDGLTALDVAMESRSLLTRDPALVGRAILIVVGVPRSEGRDVLLPREQGYGASKSSAAEWIKDQVNTLLLVATLVASVTFTAGLTLPGGYNAYDEPHPGTATMLHHRMFRVFIIANMLAMYSSILAVIVLLWSLNRDFYVAELAYHSAGPLLLMALTGMSVAFFAAIIVAVSRLTWLGSLVMSVGVLYLAMVVVVLAALIFPSSKTTMFIVVFYYTVSKFANMYFDYESPPKNFVGLCSSSVARDVAAANSRPKHISPSDVSRIEFTDESVEEIEPRFQAAFEVMEELGKGAIANPAQTRAAWSGTTG, encoded by the exons ATGTCGGatttattgaaagaaattaTAGATGGACTCCCGAAGTTACTCCACGTGCGCGATGAAGACGGAGGGACACCAATGCACGCTGCAGCGTCGGTTGGAGATGAAGATGTAATTGGCCTCTTGCTGGAGAAATGCCCTTATCTCGCCCTTCAAACGGACAATAACGGCTCCTACCCGATTCACATCGCTTGCGAAGCCGGCTACACCTGGGTAATCGAACGGTTACTAAAGGACACGTGGCCCGACCTGGCAGagatcaaaaacaaaaagcGTCAGAATATTCTTCACGTTGCAGCCAAGGGCGGGAACCACTGGGCGGTCGACCGCGTATTAGAAAAATACAGCGAGCCCGATACCATCGAGAAGCTGGTGAATGCGAAAGATGACGATGGAAACACACCCCTCCATTTGGCATCGATGCACAACCATTGCGAAGTTATGCGCTCTTTGACGAAGGTCAAAAGAATTCGCTTGGCGCTTCGGAACAATGATGGGTTGACCGCCCTGGATGTGGCCATGGAATCCAGAAGCTTGCTGACGAGAGATCCAGCG TTAGTAGGACGTGCGATTTTGATTGTCGTTGGTGTGCCACGAAGCGAAGGTCGAGACGTTCTGTTGCCGAGAGAACAAGGTTATGGAGCGAGCAAATCGTCTGCCGCCGAATGGATCAAGGACCAGGTCAATACCTTATTGCTAGTGGCCACACTTGTGGCCTCCGTCACGTTCACTGCAGGCTTAACCTTGCCTGGTGGATATAATGCTTACGATGAGCCACACCCGGGAACAGCGACCATGTTGCACCACAGAATGTTTCGAGTTTTCATAATTGCCAACATGTTAGCCATGTACAGCTCCATTCTTGCAGTCATAGTCCTCCTCTGGAGTCTCAATAGAGATTTCTACGTTGCAGAACTAGCTTACCACTCAGCAGGGCCATTATTGTTGATGGCTCTCACCGGCATGTCAGTGGCTTTTTTTGCGGCCATAATTGTAGCAGTGAGCAGACTTACTTGGCTAGGGAGCCTTGTTATGTCCGTCGGAGTCCTTTACCTCGCGATGGTCGTGGTGGTTTTAGCAGCCTTGATATTCCCCTCCTCCAAGACTACTATGTTTATTGTGGTCTTTTACTATACAGTG TCGAAGTTTGCAAACATGTATTTTGATTACGAGAGTCCTCCTAAGAATTTCGTCGGCCTTT GTTCGTCTTCCGTCGCGCGGGATGTCGCCGCGGCGAACTCGAGGCCGAAGCACATATCGCCCTCGGACGTGAGCCGAATCGAGTTCACGGACGAGTCCGTGGAGGAGATAGAGCCTCGGTTCCAGGCCGCATTCGAGGTGATGGAGGAGCTGGGGAAGGGCGCGATCGCAAACCCCGCCCAGACGAGGGCCGCATGGTCGGGCACTACTGGTTGA